In Nitrosarchaeum koreense MY1, one genomic interval encodes:
- the lysM gene encoding HTH-type transcriptional regulator LysM: MYKDKVDEKIINFLKEDSRESFVDIGKKLKLSESAVRRRVKNLVDSGTIKRFTVEVGEENATSAIVLISVDSTTETSKVSEKLAKLEGVKIVYEITGQYDIITIISATNISEINTSIDALRKIPGVIDTNTVIILRKVA; encoded by the coding sequence ATGTATAAAGACAAAGTAGATGAAAAGATAATTAACTTTCTCAAAGAAGATTCAAGAGAGTCATTTGTAGATATAGGTAAGAAACTAAAATTATCAGAATCTGCAGTTAGAAGAAGAGTAAAAAACCTAGTAGATAGTGGAACAATCAAAAGATTCACAGTTGAGGTAGGAGAAGAAAATGCAACAAGCGCCATTGTATTGATATCAGTAGACTCTACAACTGAAACCTCAAAAGTGTCAGAGAAACTTGCAAAATTAGAAGGCGTGAAAATAGTTTATGAGATTACAGGTCAGTATGACATCATTACAATAATTAGTGCAACAAACATCTCTGAGATCAATACCAGTATAGATGCTTTAAGAAAGATACCAGGAGTAATTGACACTAATACTGTGATTATTTTAAGAAAAGTGGCATAA